In Lycium ferocissimum isolate CSIRO_LF1 chromosome 11, AGI_CSIRO_Lferr_CH_V1, whole genome shotgun sequence, a single genomic region encodes these proteins:
- the LOC132037615 gene encoding carboxylesterase 1, with protein MSKDQNHQTLPIDPNVDPYGYVGMVRRSDGSITRLQEPSVPIDTSKNHSLVVTKDIAINSSKNTWARIILPRRLLHPPTTTAKLPLVIYFHGGGFIVGTVDTPIFQGLYASLASEIPAVVVSIEYRQAPEHRLPAAYEDCMEALHWIKNKPDEWLVNYADFSKCFLMGTSAGGNIVYHLGLKAASIWDNLKPLDIKGLILNQPFFGGTERTQSELKLVNDKVLPPIVSDVMWELGLPEGVDRDHEYSNPMVGIKSNTNLFDQVKLLGWKILVTGCDGDPLIDRQINLVRVLKELGVQIVGSFTHGAYHGSVVSDPLKAKEFSIVVKEFVTA; from the coding sequence ATGTCTAAAgatcaaaatcatcaaactctaCCAATTGATCCTAATGTTGATCCCTATGGCTATGTAGGCATGGTTCGTCGTTCCGATGGCTCAATCACACGTCTACAAGAACCTTCTGTCCCTATAGACACATCTAAAAATCATTCCCTAGTCGTCACCAAGGATATTGCTATTAACTCCTCAAAGAACACGTGGGCACGTATTATTCTCCCTCGTCGACTACTCCATCCCCCCACCACCACCGCTAAACTTCCTCTTGTAATCTATTTTCACGGGGGAGGATTCATAGTGGGGACTGTAGATACGCCCATCTTTCAAGGCCTTTATGCGTCACTTGCTAGTGAAATTCCAGCAGTAGTTGTATCAATCGAGTATCGTCAGGCCCCTGAGCATCGACTTCCAGCAGCATATGAGGATTGCATGGAAGCATTGCATTGGATCAAGAACAAACCTGACGAATGGTTAGTCAACTATGCTGATTTTTCCAAATGCTTTCTCATGGGCACGAGTGCTGGAGGCAACATAGTGTACCACTTGGGGCTAAAAGCTGCCTCAATTTGGGACAACCTTAAACCTTTGGACATCAAGGGGCTAATATTGAATCAACCTTTCTTTGGTGGGACAGAAAGGACACAATCAGAATTAAAATTAGTTAATGACAAGGTATTGCCCCCTATTGTAAGTGATGTCATGTGGGAGTTAGGATTGCCTGAAGGCGTTGACCGCGATCACGAATATTCAAATCCAATGGTGGGGATTAAATCAAACACCAACCTATTTGATCAAGTAAAATTACTGGGGTGGAAGATCTTGGTGACTGGTTGTGATGGTGATCCTTTAATTGACCGCCAAATTAACTTGGTAAGGGTCTTGAAAGAATTGGGCGTTCAAATAGTGGGTAGTTTCACTCATGGAGCATATCACGGGTCTGTGGTTAGTGATCCTTTGAAAGCTAAGGAATTTTCCATAGTAGTGAAGGAATTTGTGACCgcctaa